Proteins from a single region of Candidatus Methanomethylicota archaeon:
- a CDS encoding U32 family peptidase → MEILVGKETRAYLRKKGLPDHDLYELPESKLRFPDGAQYRIEIPTVNSAETMRAALETAEKYGVVINRITETLGIMRHTDEELEEFIQLAKDYKVELILSVGPRATYDLSTQRATNTPEAGRVGYRLRGMEQVIRAVEDVKRAVHLGCRGILVYDEGLLWLLNEMRKDGELPKDVKFKLSAHCGHGNPVSFKVLEMLGADSINPVRDLTLPMIAAIRQAVSVPIDVHVDNPASTGGMIRTYEAPEMVRIGAPIHLKTGNSALVTHGLPTTKAEGVNMAKQAVLVARTVKKYYPEAVQSRKGAEGLAIPK, encoded by the coding sequence ATGGAAATACTTGTTGGCAAAGAAACTCGTGCATATTTAAGAAAGAAGGGTCTTCCAGACCATGATCTTTACGAGCTTCCAGAATCTAAATTGAGGTTTCCAGATGGTGCCCAATACAGGATTGAAATTCCAACTGTTAACTCAGCTGAAACGATGAGGGCTGCACTTGAAACTGCTGAAAAATATGGAGTGGTTATTAATAGGATTACTGAAACTCTTGGGATAATGCGCCACACAGACGAAGAGCTGGAGGAATTCATACAGCTTGCAAAGGATTATAAAGTAGAGCTAATCCTTTCAGTGGGGCCAAGGGCGACTTATGACCTAAGTACCCAGAGGGCAACGAATACCCCTGAAGCTGGAAGAGTTGGCTATAGGCTTAGGGGGATGGAGCAAGTTATAAGAGCTGTTGAAGATGTCAAAAGAGCGGTGCATCTTGGTTGCAGAGGCATACTCGTGTATGATGAAGGTCTTCTATGGCTGCTAAATGAAATGCGGAAAGATGGGGAACTCCCAAAAGATGTGAAATTTAAGTTATCAGCCCACTGTGGTCATGGAAACCCTGTGTCCTTTAAGGTTTTAGAAATGCTTGGTGCTGATTCCATAAACCCCGTTAGAGACTTAACTTTACCCATGATCGCCGCTATAAGGCAAGCTGTAAGCGTGCCAATAGACGTACACGTTGACAATCCTGCATCTACTGGTGGAATGATCAGAACCTATGAGGCGCCAGAAATGGTGAGAATAGGTGCACCCATACATTTGAAAACTGGAAACTCGGCGCTTGTAACTCATGGTCTACCAACAACCAAGGCAGAGGGTGTGAATATGGCTAAACAAGCAGTACTCGTTGCCCGAACCGTTAAAAAGTATTATCCAGAGGCTGTTCAGTCGAGGAAGGGTGCAGAAGGATTAGCTATTCCAAAATAG
- a CDS encoding creatininase family protein, protein MPKSVWYHELSWPEIVEHAKKCDIIILPVGSIEQHGPQCPVGEDSLNVQKMAERVAKRTGVLIAPPIWYGAHMYMQYGFPGTIPIRSDVLKQFVKDVVTGLVKNGFKKVIIFNGHGQQWVLVGALHELALETKAFIAVITWWELVRKLIEEVCETPLVHADEVETSVALELYPELVDMSKAGKESAPTIVDKKWFGHPTRTVPEEGGIPHHNITASYFQVDVYKLGVIGDATKATREKGKKIVDAVVDKLCEFIEELKRKYPPGVSPLENPPKV, encoded by the coding sequence TTGCCAAAAAGCGTTTGGTATCATGAGTTAAGCTGGCCTGAAATAGTTGAACATGCTAAAAAATGTGACATCATAATATTGCCCGTTGGTTCAATAGAACAGCATGGTCCTCAATGTCCAGTTGGTGAAGACTCCCTTAATGTTCAAAAAATGGCGGAACGCGTGGCCAAAAGAACAGGTGTGCTTATTGCACCCCCAATATGGTATGGTGCTCACATGTACATGCAATATGGCTTCCCAGGAACTATCCCCATTCGATCGGATGTGCTTAAACAATTTGTGAAAGATGTCGTAACTGGGCTTGTGAAAAATGGGTTCAAAAAAGTAATAATATTTAATGGACATGGTCAGCAATGGGTTCTTGTAGGTGCTTTACATGAACTAGCCTTAGAGACTAAAGCTTTCATTGCCGTTATCACATGGTGGGAACTTGTTAGGAAACTCATAGAAGAGGTTTGTGAAACTCCACTTGTACATGCAGATGAAGTAGAGACTTCAGTGGCTTTAGAACTTTACCCGGAACTTGTAGACATGAGTAAAGCAGGTAAAGAGTCAGCGCCTACTATTGTTGACAAGAAATGGTTTGGTCATCCGACAAGGACAGTCCCAGAAGAAGGTGGAATTCCTCATCACAACATTACAGCATCCTACTTCCAAGTTGATGTTTACAAGCTGGGTGTAATTGGAGACGCCACAAAGGCAACTAGGGAAAAGGGCAAAAAGATAGTAGATGCTGTAGTCGATAAATTATGCGAATTCATAGAAGAGCTTAAAAGAAAATATCCCCCTGGGGTTTCACCACTTGAAAATCCACCAAAGGTGTAG
- a CDS encoding cupin domain-containing protein: MIIVKKDEAPVFPAPPPSKKVTKILIDPVVGSKHLAMGFTVYPVGEKGAPHAHTGEETIFILRGKAKISGVKGEYILEAGDLVYIPPNETHTLENFGDEELQFIWVYTPPGDEKAIRERAKKH, translated from the coding sequence ATGATAATCGTTAAGAAGGACGAGGCTCCAGTTTTCCCTGCTCCTCCACCTTCAAAGAAAGTGACAAAGATATTAATAGACCCAGTTGTAGGCTCAAAACATTTGGCAATGGGCTTCACGGTTTATCCTGTAGGGGAGAAGGGTGCACCTCATGCCCACACTGGTGAAGAAACAATTTTCATCTTAAGGGGGAAAGCGAAAATTTCTGGTGTGAAGGGGGAGTATATCCTTGAAGCAGGCGACCTAGTTTATATTCCGCCAAATGAAACTCACACCCTAGAAAACTTTGGCGATGAGGAATTGCAATTCATATGGGTTTATACGCCTCCTGGAGATGAGAAAGCCATAAGGGAAAGAGCTAAAAAACATTAA
- a CDS encoding aldehyde ferredoxin oxidoreductase family protein, translated as MTGYIGKILRVDLTNENVKIENLSQDLREKYIGGSSLAAKIIYDEMPVDVEPFSPEALLIFATGPLTGTVVPSSGRISVCARSPLGIWGESHAGGLFGQHLKKAGFDLIIISGRAKKPVYLSVIDGEVNFKDASHIWGKDVYETYDIIKRELKDDSVHIGAIGPAGEKLVYYASIIFGIGKAGRSGMGAIMGSKNLKAVVVKGTGKIPVADENKLLEFAKEVQMQLAKSPVTQVFRKYGTGGGLESHYRLGNVPIRNYKEGVWDEEKVKKISGVAISQTILDKITPCCNCVIACKRTVYIREGKYAGLKADAPEFETQCMLGLNLLNDDLSLITKLNDLCNRLGMDTISVGAVLSFAIEAYERGIITKQDTGGIELTWGPSENLVKLVELIARREGIGDLLARGVKEASKQLNRGSEEFAVHVKGLEVAAHNPRAFFGHALSYATMNRGGCHLAWPHNPDRGRLVPEIGITVQGDRFQSKGKAIMVKKMQDMMELFDALTMCKYTLSAGLTFTQVRTFFELVTGRRVTIEELMVIGERSFNLKRLLNCQWGISSKDDVLPKRLLEPQEGGTMGKVPDMELMLREYYEARGWTPEGIPSKEKLRELGIV; from the coding sequence ATGACTGGATACATAGGTAAAATTCTAAGAGTAGACCTCACGAATGAGAATGTCAAAATTGAAAATTTGTCTCAAGACTTAAGAGAAAAGTACATAGGTGGTTCAAGTCTGGCTGCAAAAATAATTTATGATGAAATGCCTGTTGATGTAGAGCCCTTCAGCCCTGAAGCTCTTCTCATATTTGCCACGGGGCCTCTTACAGGAACAGTTGTCCCTTCTTCAGGACGTATTAGTGTATGCGCGAGGTCCCCCCTTGGAATTTGGGGGGAATCCCATGCTGGAGGATTATTCGGTCAACATCTTAAGAAGGCTGGTTTCGACTTAATCATTATAAGTGGACGAGCGAAGAAGCCAGTCTATTTATCCGTAATAGATGGCGAAGTTAACTTTAAGGATGCGAGTCACATTTGGGGTAAAGATGTCTATGAAACCTATGACATTATAAAAAGGGAGCTTAAAGATGACAGTGTTCATATAGGCGCCATAGGACCTGCTGGTGAAAAGCTTGTGTATTATGCATCCATAATTTTCGGTATAGGTAAAGCAGGAAGGTCTGGAATGGGTGCAATTATGGGATCTAAAAACTTGAAGGCAGTGGTTGTTAAAGGGACTGGGAAGATTCCAGTAGCTGATGAAAATAAACTATTGGAATTTGCAAAAGAAGTACAAATGCAGCTAGCTAAAAGCCCAGTTACTCAAGTTTTTCGTAAATATGGAACAGGTGGAGGCTTGGAATCCCATTATCGCCTAGGTAACGTACCGATAAGAAACTATAAAGAAGGAGTTTGGGATGAAGAAAAGGTGAAGAAGATAAGTGGCGTTGCAATTTCCCAAACTATCCTAGACAAGATAACTCCGTGTTGTAATTGTGTAATTGCGTGTAAACGCACAGTCTACATTAGGGAGGGGAAATATGCTGGCTTAAAAGCTGACGCCCCTGAATTTGAAACTCAATGCATGTTAGGCTTAAACCTACTTAACGATGACTTATCCCTTATTACGAAGCTAAATGATTTATGTAACAGACTTGGAATGGACACTATTTCCGTGGGGGCTGTTCTTTCCTTCGCCATAGAAGCCTATGAAAGAGGCATAATAACAAAACAAGATACTGGAGGAATAGAACTCACATGGGGCCCCTCAGAAAACTTAGTGAAACTAGTGGAACTCATAGCGAGAAGAGAAGGCATAGGCGACTTGTTAGCTAGAGGTGTAAAAGAAGCTTCAAAACAGTTGAATCGCGGAAGCGAGGAGTTTGCTGTTCATGTTAAAGGTCTCGAAGTTGCAGCCCATAACCCGAGAGCCTTCTTTGGGCATGCTTTAAGTTATGCAACTATGAACCGTGGCGGATGCCACCTTGCTTGGCCCCATAATCCAGATAGGGGGAGACTAGTACCAGAAATCGGCATTACAGTACAAGGTGATAGATTCCAATCGAAGGGAAAAGCTATAATGGTTAAAAAAATGCAAGATATGATGGAGCTCTTCGACGCATTGACTATGTGTAAATATACATTATCGGCAGGTCTCACTTTTACTCAGGTTAGAACGTTTTTTGAGCTTGTAACTGGTAGAAGAGTGACTATTGAAGAATTGATGGTAATTGGTGAAAGAAGCTTCAATCTCAAAAGGCTTCTTAACTGTCAATGGGGTATATCCTCAAAGGATGATGTTCTTCCAAAGAGATTGCTAGAACCACAAGAAGGCGGCACCATGGGGAAAGTTCCAGACATGGAACTTATGCTAAGAGAATATTATGAAGCTCGAGGATGGACTCCTGAAGGTATTCCTTCAAAAGAGAAATTAAGGGAGCTTGGTATTGTTTAA
- a CDS encoding alcohol dehydrogenase catalytic domain-containing protein, with amino-acid sequence MKACIFKGPYKIGVEEAPTPKISKNDVLVNIKVAGICGSDLEIYRGKRTVKTPIIMGHEAVGIVAEKGGDVENVNIGDFVVIEPNVYCGICYQCRKGRTDLCENKVIYGITRDGVFAEYVDVPSNFVWKLPDKIAYEDAVLIEPLSCVLRALRHLNKTILPSDNILIIGGGPLGAIAATILQHMNVNVVVQEILPSRIELLKKIGIEKVVDTSKENADDIMKSYLEGSKADYVLDTVGNTASFSQAIKWIKPGGKMVVMGLLGLKAEVDIYPLVRGTLQIEGSVIYLGDYFDAIKLINKESIMQKLRKTITHKYKLDECQEAFKTAEQGRGIKVAIEI; translated from the coding sequence TTGAAGGCTTGTATATTCAAGGGGCCTTACAAAATAGGTGTAGAAGAAGCTCCGACTCCAAAAATATCTAAAAATGATGTTCTGGTTAACATAAAGGTAGCGGGAATCTGCGGATCTGATTTGGAAATTTACCGTGGGAAAAGAACTGTAAAAACACCAATAATAATGGGTCATGAAGCAGTGGGTATAGTGGCTGAAAAGGGGGGAGACGTAGAAAACGTGAATATCGGAGACTTTGTGGTAATAGAACCTAATGTGTATTGCGGTATATGCTATCAGTGCAGAAAAGGCAGAACAGACTTATGTGAAAACAAAGTGATATATGGCATAACACGTGATGGAGTATTTGCAGAATACGTTGATGTACCTAGCAATTTCGTTTGGAAATTACCTGACAAAATAGCTTATGAAGACGCTGTACTAATAGAACCATTATCTTGCGTTCTACGAGCGTTAAGACACTTAAACAAGACAATACTACCTTCAGATAACATACTCATCATAGGTGGAGGCCCATTGGGAGCCATCGCAGCTACCATATTACAACATATGAATGTAAATGTAGTTGTACAAGAAATTCTGCCTAGCAGAATAGAATTACTGAAGAAGATTGGAATTGAAAAGGTGGTAGATACATCAAAAGAAAATGCCGATGATATTATGAAATCGTATCTTGAAGGCTCAAAAGCGGACTATGTCCTCGATACAGTAGGCAATACGGCATCATTCTCACAAGCAATCAAATGGATTAAACCAGGCGGAAAAATGGTTGTTATGGGACTATTAGGCTTAAAAGCCGAAGTAGACATATATCCTTTAGTTAGAGGGACCTTGCAAATTGAAGGAAGCGTGATTTATCTTGGAGATTACTTTGATGCAATAAAACTCATAAATAAAGAGTCCATCATGCAAAAACTAAGAAAAACAATTACACACAAATATAAACTTGACGAATGCCAGGAAGCATTCAAAACAGCAGAACAAGGAAGGGGGATAAAAGTAGCGATTGAAATTTAA